The genomic segment ACAGGCATTGGGCGTATCAATTAGTGATATTAACCAAACCCTGTCAACAGCTTTGGGTGGATCTTATGTAAACGACTTTATCGACCGTGGTCGTGTGAAGAAAGTTTACGTTCAAGCTGATGCGCCATTCCGTATGGTACCAAAGGATATTGATAACTGGTTTGTACGCGGTACAAATGGTCAGATGGTTCCTCTTTCTGCCTTCTCCAGCGCACACTGGCAATACGGTTCTCCACGTCTGGAGCGTTATAACGGTTTACCATCCATGGAAATTCTGGGTGAAGCCGCACCAGGCAAGAGTAGTGGTGATGCCATGAAACTGATGGAAGACTTAGCCTCTCAGTTACCGATTGGTATTGGTTATGACTGGACCGGCATGTCCTATCAGGAACGTTTGTCAGGTAACCAGGCACCGTCACTGTATGCCATTTCACTGATTGTGGTATTCCTGTGTCTGGCAGCCTTGTATGAGAGCTGGTCAATTCCGTTCTCAGTTATGCTGGTTGTTCCACTTGGGGTTATCGGTGCTCTGGTAGCCACCACCGTACGCGGTATGGAGAACGACGTTTACTTTATTGTAAGCTTGTTAACCACTGTCGGACTCTCGGCAAAGAACGCCATATTGATTGTAGAGTTCGCCAAAGACCTGATGGATAAAGAAGGTAAAGGTCTGATAGAAGCAACACTGGATGCGGTACGTATGCGTTTACGTCCAATTCTGATGACTTCTCTGGCCTTTATGCTCGGGGTTCTACCACTGGCAATCAGTACCGGTGCGGGTTCCGGCTCTCAGAACGCGGTAGGTACCGGAGTTCTGGGCGGTATGGTCAGTGCGACTATTCTGGCTATCTTCTTCGTTCCTGTGTTCTTCGTAGTGGTGCGTCGCCGCTTTAGTAAGCGCGGTGAAGATATCGAGCATTCACATGCAGTTGAACATAAATCCTAAGTTAAGATTAAATTAACTTCTCCTCAGGGGCCGCAATTGCGGCCCCTGTTTTTTTTACATGCCACCAATAAGGGATTAATATCGTAGGCAGCACATCAGGTAAATTTCCGGAGGCATCATGAAAAATTTCTCCGAGCTTTCAGAAAAGGAAATTCTGGCTCTGGCCATATCGTTAGAAGAAGAAGACCACAAGATATATAACGAATTTGCGGAAGGATTACGGGAGACCTACCCTGATTCAGCAAAAATTTTTGAGCTTATGTCTCAGGAAGAAAATGGACATCGTCACCGCTTAATTAAGCTGTATCAGGAAAAGTTTGGTAATCATATTCCATTAATTCGTCGACAGGATGTAAAAGGCTTTGTTGAACGTAAGCCTATCTGGCTTAGCCGCCCATTAAGTATTGATAAAGTCAGAAAACAATCTGAAGTCATGGAGATAGAAACCCAAAACTTCTATTATCAGGCTGCTCACAGAACTACTGATGCAGCAATTCGCCAACTGTTGGATGACCTTGCGGCAGAAGAGCACCGCCATCAGTTACGGGCAGAGCAATTGGAAAAGCAGCTGATAAACCCGAAAGTGCAGGAAAAAGAGAATAAGTCGGCCCATCGCCTGTTTGTACTTCAGATTGTGCAGCCTTCGC from the Limnobaculum zhutongyuii genome contains:
- the mbfA gene encoding iron exporter MbfA, coding for MKNFSELSEKEILALAISLEEEDHKIYNEFAEGLRETYPDSAKIFELMSQEENGHRHRLIKLYQEKFGNHIPLIRRQDVKGFVERKPIWLSRPLSIDKVRKQSEVMEIETQNFYYQAAHRTTDAAIRQLLDDLAAEEHRHQLRAEQLEKQLINPKVQEKENKSAHRLFVLQIVQPSLAGLMDGSVSTLAPVFAAALATKDSWQAFLVGLAASLGAGISMAFAEAVSDNGSLTGRGNPWLRGASCGVMTTLGGLGHTLPFLISDFWTAMTVSGLVVIFELAAISWIRNRYMDTPFLQAAFQVVVGGLLVFATGLVIGSS